The genomic window CATCTTCTCCTGGTCCCTCCTAGACGTCATGAACCAGGACCTCTTCAGAGACAAGGTTCGACGATCACTACGATCTTTGCATCTACTTCTACTAGCTGGTCTCTCCGCATCGCAAGACCCTTTTTTTTTCACATCGCTCTCTCCAGTGCAAGCTGGTCTCTGATTAAGCACGCGGTCCATGCTCTGTGCAGGCTAGCACGATACCTGACAGGTTCTTCGGGCTCAAGAGCTACCTGGACGCGTTCAGGATCCCGCTGCTGGAGGAGATGCGGGCAGAGATGAGCTCTAACCTGGAGCCGCTGCCCGACCACCCATCGGCCGTGCCCATACGGTCCCTGGTGCCCAGCATTGGCAAGAGCTTGGGGAATTTCGGCTTGGTGTACCGGGCCACGGTTGCCCGCGGCCGTGGATCGCGTCATGCGGCGCCGTGCATCGGTGACATCATCGTGCTCTTGGACGGCATGCCTCGCCGGCCGCCCGAGCTCGCGTGGAGCGGCGGCGGCTCGTACTGTGTCGCGCACATCCAGGATGTCGACCGCAACGGGTACGGCTTTGAGATCAGAGCGTCCAGGAAAATCGAAGACGCGAGCTGCTACGCTCTCGCTGTCAGCCTGCTCAGCTTCATACCCTACGCGCGCATCTGGCGGTGCCTGGACTACGACGCCGCCGTGAAGAGAAACCCTACCCTCGTCAAGGTGGTCGCCGGCGACGCGCAggtacacacgcacacacacacttGTCCAACGCTACCCACGTATTCTCGTTTGTTGCATGCATTGTCTTTCCTTACTTGGCCGACCCTCTTGTTCAGCAGAGCACACCGTTTCCGGCTGGGTCCTCGGCTCCAGCTCGGCGAGACACCGGCGGGACGGACGCAGACGTGGCGGCAAAACTGTCCACGTTCAAGCTCAACGACTCCCAGACGGAGTCCATTCTGAGCTGCGTCAAGGCGACGCGGCAGCAGGACGGCGCGAGCAAGTTCAGCCTCATCTGGGGCCCGCCCGGAACGGGCAAGACCAAGACGATCAGCGTGCTACTGCTCCTGCTTCTGACGAGCCAGACCAAATGCCGCGTCCTGACGTGCGCGCCCACCAACACCGCCATCAGCCAGGTCGCGTCCCGCCTTCTGACGCTGTGGAAGCAGCACGCCGCTGCCGACAGAGGCTGCCACGGCGATCTGCTGCTGTTCGGCAACCGGGAACGCATGGCCGTCGACGGTGATCTGGGCGAGATCTTCCTGGACACTCGCGTGAAGCGGCTCAAGAAGTGCTTCTCACCGGCGACGGGTTGGAGGCATTGCCTTGTTTCACTAGAAGTGTTCCTGGGAGAACAAAGAACAGTCACGTGTCAGTACCAAGGAGATTGCTTGCAGAATGTCGGGACAAAAGTGGCTGAGACATCTTTCGTCAGGTCGAGGCTCCATCAGATATTTGATACGCTGAGAAACTGCTTCAGACTAATCATGTCACAAGTCCCTAGAGCCGTCCTTTTGGAGAAGAACTACAAGAACATTGTCCTACTGATGGAAATGCTCAAAGACTTCAGCAAGTTGCTTGGAAGGAAGATCGTCGGAAACGATGAAGCGAGCAAATCAGAGTTCGCTCAAAATCTTATGCAAAGCAAGGCACGAATCCTTGACGTCACGAGAACTCTCCTCCGGGAGCTGAAGCTTCCCGTGACACGCTCTGACTTCAGAATCAAGAAGTTCTGCCTTGGAAGCGCGCCCTTTATTTTCTGCACGGTGTCTGGCTCGGCCAAACTGAATAATCAGAAGATGGACCTGCTGCTCATCGACGAGGCTGCGCAGCTGAAGGAATGCGAGTCCCTCATACCAATGCAACTCTCTGGACTGAAGCACGCTGTTCTTATTGGCGATGAGTGTCAACTACCAGCAACCGTGAAAAGCAAGGTACGGTCAGTGCTTACTTATGTTCGTGCATTATCGCATCTGTCTGGGCAATGCTCATAGTTTGTATTGCTGGGCAAAATTGAGCTTTGGCAATCTTAATTTTGGCAGGTTTCAGACACCGCATTGCTGGGCAGGAGCCTGTTTGAGAGGCTAAGCGCGCTGGGACAGAAGAAGCACCTTCTGAACATTCAGTACAGGATGCACCCTTCTATAAGCATCTTCCCAAACTTGAGCTTCTACGACAAGAAAATTTTGGATGGCGCGAATGTCATGCAGGAGGGCCACACGCGTAAGTACCTTCAAGCTGCAATGTTTGGGCCGTACTCATTCATCAATGTCGAAGGAAGAGACGATCCCGGTCGGAGCAAGCGAAACATGGCCGAGGTAGCTGTCATATTGGAGATATTGAACGCTCTAAAAATAGGTAACTGAATTCATATTTATATTTGCTAAATTAATTCATGTTTCTTTTTCAATCCTCACACTTGAAACATTGCTGCTGAAATAGATTAGATCAATGGTCACGACTTATTGCAATTGTCATCCAGTTTAGTCTCTGGCTATATATATGCAGCTTGTATCAGCAGCCGGCAAGGAGTTTCTGTTGGGGTGATCAGCCCATACGCAGCTCAGGTGGAGGCAATTCAGCAGAAGATAGGGAACGCCAAAGCCATGCATCCCCTGATTCTGCGCGTCAACTCCGTGGATGGATTCCAAGGCAGCGAGGAAGACATCATCATCCTGTCAACCGTCCGGTCTAACAGTGCAGGATCCATCGGCTTCCTGTCCAATCTCCGACGCGCCAACGTCGCTCTGACGAGGGCAAGGTAACCGCTGTATTTTCAGGCCAAAAAACAAACCAGACAGCAACTTAGCCCTATCGTTTCCGTTTTCATTGAGCTGTTCTTGCACGTTCTTGGTGGGTGCAGGCACTGCCTCTGGATCCTGGGCAACGCGGCGACCCTTTGCGGCAGCGGTTCCATCTGGGAGGAACTGGTCCAGGACGCCGTGGATCGCCGCTGCTTCTTCAACTGGGGAGACAGCGCGGGAGTTTCTTCTCCCATCACTCCGTGGCGGAAATGGAATGCAGCCGCAGTTGGATTTGGATCAGACTTTGGCGTGCACGTCCCTGCTGCGTGCCGCGGATACGAAGCTGACATTTGCGGTGCACTAGGCTCCCTGCGTCTAGCTGAGTGAAGAGGCTTTTTAGGATTTCAGGTTTAGAATTGCGTTTTGGCTGGTGATTTCCAATGTCGTGGTAACTACAGATATACAATGCAGATATATTCTTTTGCTAAGGTATTCCTTTGTTAGGACTTTCTACATTCGTGCTTTCATTTTCAGTTAGAGCATCTGAGCATGCAAGCACAAGGTCAGTTTCATACACATTTCATCGCTCAAATTTCTGAGCCTCGCATATGATAACCCTAACTAAATGGTATGGAAAGAAAAAATGATAAAAGTAGAGGAATCAATGGAGCTAGTATTGTTTCTTCATTTAAACTCACAAAGATCACATTTCATGAATAATGCAGGTCCTATAGGACTTGCAAACCCACACTTCCTCGGTTCCAAAAAAAAGTGTCATTTTAGAAATAAATCTGAACTAAGTGCTTGtctagtacatatatatgtagctATTGTTGTACTGTACTCCCTTTCTAAAGAGTCAAATGTTGACCAAATGTTTATACTTGTACTAGTACAACACAaccgagaaaaaaaaaactaagtaaACAATCTCACGCCATGTCCACTGCCTCCATGAACTCCCTGTCGGCTGTGAGCCTGGCGAGCGCTTCTGGAGACATGCACACCTCCACCCCCATGCTCCCACCACCATCACGCCCCGGGTACACGGTCACCACGCCGTCCATCTTGTTCCCGGCGCCGCTCCGAACGGCGACCGGCGTGCCCCGCCCGAAGTCATTTCCGTAGACGTCGAACCGCGGCGAGGCCGCGACCACGATATATGCAGGATCGCCGTCGCCGGACGCCTCCAGGTACAGGATGTGTGGCTTCTGATGCCAGGACGCGAGCGCGTCCCTCGTCTTGGCCTCGTCGAAGGACGCCACGGCCTGGTTGAGCAGCCACGCCGTGCAGCCCAGCCCTTTGTCCACGACATGGGCGACGGTGCACTTGGCCACGCCGAGCGCCACGGCGTTGCCCATGTAGTGCTGCGGCACGCCCTGCACCCTTCCTCGGCATCCTACGGGCAGCAGGCAGATCGTCTCCCGGTCAGGCGGGAGGCGCCGGGCTCGGCACGCACCGCGCCAGAGGTGCGCAAGCACGGCCTGCAATGAGGAGATGGGGTCTGCTTGTGGCTGTGCCGTGCCGGTCATCTCGGCGTTTGCCTTTGCCTTGAGGTTCCTTACGCTCGCCGTCGAGAGGTGGAAGAAACACTCGCGTACCGGTGGGAACTCGACGCGCTGGATGATGTCCTCCACCTTCATGAACGGTAGGGTGACCAGCACAGGGCATGCGTCGGGGAACCATCTGCGGCGGATCTCCGACCAGGTGTCCTGTGGGCACCACTGCGGTGGATCTCTGCGGTGGATCTCCGACCAGGTGTTGAATAAGTGCCAGAACGTGGTCCGGTCGGCGACAGCGTGATTGAGCGACAAGGCAACGAacacgccgtcggcgagctcggtgACCTGCGCGCCTAGCAGTGGACGGGGCTCCAGCATCGCGTCGCCACACAGCATCCCGTTCGATGGGAAGAAGGACCGCAGCACCGGCGGGAAGTAGCGCGGGCAGATGATGTCGCTCATCGAAACCCCCGGCGCCACCGCGTGGACGAGCTCAGCCCCGTCGTTGCTGCAGCTGAGCGACACGGTGAGACACGCACCGGAACCTGATGCGCCGCCGCTGATCTCCGTGACGACGAAACGGCCGGCCAGCGGGTAGAAGCGGCCCAGGGCACGCGCGAACGACAAGGCGAGGTCGTCGGCGAGTGCGCTTCCTGTTGTCTGGGTCCTGTGCAGAAGGACGCCCTTCTGGATGTAGTGGATCGAAATGTATTGGAGATCCCACGGTGTCAGCTCCATGATCTGGGGCTCCAACGGCGAGACGTCCGGCGAGCTTGCCGGCTCTGGCCGGACCGCCCGTCTGGACACGATACGGAAGCCGCTGGTGGAGTCTTCCATTTGCTCTGCTAGGCTGCTAGCAGTCCAAGTCTCCAGCTAGTCGAATCGGAGTCGGAGCTACATAATGGGACGTTTGTGGCTGAGAAAATTCACCAGTCAACAAAATCGGCTTATATGAAATAGTATAAAGTTGCTATCTAAAAATGATACGCGTGGACTTGTATAGTGGCACCTAGTACTTGTCACACAATTCCCATCAGTTATTGCAACGCACGATCGGATAATAAGTTCAGCATCAGTCATCAGCAAATTGACCCACGACAAACTCGGGGCcgttatttttataataaactcactaaaaaatataaatattattaatTAATCATCATAAATATAATAATGACACTTATTCTAGACGAAGCCAAAACTTAAAAATCGAATTGGCCTCTACTACGCCCttctgcagcctgttcgcttgcttgtatgcagcctgttcgcttgctcgtaaaagatcgtaaatttccagtcgggaacagtatttttctctcacaccaaatcagtcagcagtaaataatcaacgatacgatacagcctcccgaacaggctgctgaCTCTAGTATTCTGCTACTTCAACAGTACAGTAACAGTGAATTATCCAGAAAATAGTAATAATAGTTCACTCTTGTGGACATGCATTGATGCATGCACTTGAGTGGTCAAAATCAAGTTTCCTTTTAGTCAACAATCGTGtaggaaaaaaaagattggaatGTAAATTCTTTTTTTCCATATGAAATTGGCATCTAGCTACAAGAATTCGAATGCTcttgccatgttcgcttggctgataagccatggctgaaagtactgttggctgatttgttgtgagagaaaaatattgttcgttgactgaaaaaagtactgcttataagccaagcgaacatgacgtCTATTTGTTGACTCCTATATTTTCTCTTTGAAGTTCCTCTATTCCAAATAGCACCCGTTTTAAAACAAGATTATTTTAACGGAACCGATAGAGAGTGctcattgattttttttaattcttacTTTTTTTTAGAGTTCTAGGACCAACTGGTCCCGTCTTCTATCATTAGATAAAAGACCATAGGTTCATTACAGCATCGAAGGTGGTATACCCCCTGAAATCCATATTAACTCGTTTACCAAACACCAGCAACTAAAATAGAGACAAGTTTAGAACCGCTAAACCATCCTCATACAAGAAGCCTAAAACAGCAACTAAGCAGCAACATCACAACGCTATGTTTGGCTGGTCTATAAGCCGTTTGTGCTGATTTGTACGACTAAtttattgggagagaaaaatattgtaccatgcctgataagccggcttataagctGACTTATAATGGTAGCCGACCTAGGTCTTCACAGGCAACCCCCAATTGTTAGGCAAAGGCTTGACCATTCCATCTCTTCCCTTCTCCATCACCAGCTTCATATGATCAAGGCACCATTCATTAGATGATCCCTAACAGGAAGCCATCTTGACTTCTTTGTCATCCTTCATCCGGCTTGTTAGGCAGTGTCTTGCTCATTTCCTCTTTGTCATCCTTCATCAACAGTTTTATATGCTCACATCGCCATTCATTAGGCCTCTCCCAGCAGGAAGCCATCTTGCCATCATCAACTGAGATTTGAGCTCGGCAATAACTCCCTTCATACGATCCTGATGCTCCACAGGACACCAATTCTGTGTCATAGCAATAATCATCTGGTAAAGAATTTCCATACTTTTCCAACCACTTCTCTGAAAACAAAGATTATTCCTCAGTTTCCACATACTCCACAAAGCAGCCGCTGTGAAGATATTAGTAACACAATGTTTCTTATTAGAAAGCCAATATTTCCCTATCACATCTAAAGATCCACCAAGGTTAACATTCAGAACCGTGGATAAAAATTTCCAGAGTTGAGTAGCCAGCACACAATCAAAGAAAAGGTGCTGGACAGATTCAATttcacaacaaaacaaacatgtgGCATCTTCCACCTTCCTCCTCTTCCCCAATTTATCTCTAGTCAGCACTTTATTCTTAGAGACTAACCATAAGAAGAAATGAACTCTAGGAGGGACCTTTAAAGACCAGAGAGCTGGAACAGTTGCAGAATGTATACCCCTAAAATTGATCACTTTGTAAAGGGTTTGGGTAGAATAAGAACCCTTAGACGAAAATTGCCAAATAAGCGAGTCCTCCTCACTGGTGAAAGAAATAGTAGAAGC from Miscanthus floridulus cultivar M001 chromosome 11, ASM1932011v1, whole genome shotgun sequence includes these protein-coding regions:
- the LOC136492155 gene encoding helicase sen1-like, which codes for MGKKGKGAANAGKKRPDDELVDLIFSWSLLDVMNQDLFRDKASTIPDRFFGLKSYLDAFRIPLLEEMRAEMSSNLEPLPDHPSAVPIRSLVPSIGKSLGNFGLVYRATVARGRGSRHAAPCIGDIIVLLDGMPRRPPELAWSGGGSYCVAHIQDVDRNGYGFEIRASRKIEDASCYALAVSLLSFIPYARIWRCLDYDAAVKRNPTLVKVVAGDAQQSTPFPAGSSAPARRDTGGTDADVAAKLSTFKLNDSQTESILSCVKATRQQDGASKFSLIWGPPGTGKTKTISVLLLLLLTSQTKCRVLTCAPTNTAISQVASRLLTLWKQHAAADRGCHGDLLLFGNRERMAVDGDLGEIFLDTRVKRLKKCFSPATGWRHCLVSLEVFLGEQRTVTCQYQGDCLQNVGTKVAETSFVRSRLHQIFDTLRNCFRLIMSQVPRAVLLEKNYKNIVLLMEMLKDFSKLLGRKIVGNDEASKSEFAQNLMQSKARILDVTRTLLRELKLPVTRSDFRIKKFCLGSAPFIFCTVSGSAKLNNQKMDLLLIDEAAQLKECESLIPMQLSGLKHAVLIGDECQLPATVKSKVSDTALLGRSLFERLSALGQKKHLLNIQYRMHPSISIFPNLSFYDKKILDGANVMQEGHTRKYLQAAMFGPYSFINVEGRDDPGRSKRNMAEVAVILEILNALKIACISSRQGVSVGVISPYAAQVEAIQQKIGNAKAMHPLILRVNSVDGFQGSEEDIIILSTVRSNSAGSIGFLSNLRRANVALTRARGTASGSWATRRPFAAAVPSGRNWSRTPWIAAASSTGETAREFLLPSLRGGNGMQPQLDLDQTLACTSLLRAADTKLTFAVH
- the LOC136494512 gene encoding protein ENHANCED PSEUDOMONAS SUSCEPTIBILITY 1-like, coding for MEDSTSGFRIVSRRAVRPEPASSPDVSPLEPQIMELTPWDLQYISIHYIQKGVLLHRTQTTGSALADDLALSFARALGRFYPLAGRFVVTEISGGASGSGACLTVSLSCSNDGAELVHAVAPGVSMSDIICPRYFPPVLRSFFPSNGMLCGDAMLEPRPLLGAQVTELADGVFVALSLNHAVADRTTFWHLFNTWSEIHRRDPPQWCPQDTWSEIRRRWFPDACPVLVTLPFMKVEDIIQRVEFPPVRECFFHLSTASVRNLKAKANAEMTGTAQPQADPISSLQAVLAHLWRGACRARRLPPDRETICLLPVGCRGRVQGVPQHYMGNAVALGVAKCTVAHVVDKGLGCTAWLLNQAVASFDEAKTRDALASWHQKPHILYLEASGDGDPAYIVVAASPRFDVYGNDFGRGTPVAVRSGAGNKMDGVVTVYPGRDGGGSMGVEVCMSPEALARLTADREFMEAVDMA